The proteins below come from a single Osmerus mordax isolate fOsmMor3 chromosome 3, fOsmMor3.pri, whole genome shotgun sequence genomic window:
- the prrg2 gene encoding transmembrane gamma-carboxyglutamic acid protein 2 — protein sequence MVALSEVCLSMAVLLHVAWARVIYNNHNGVFLGDRSALSFLSRSLLYNSWDFELIVPDSLERECKEEICSYEEAREVFEDTTQTDLFWSAYVSSQDSTPKVDVSALVAGILATVVSAIIAIVLGIYCYKARRKNVRTAGSAPVRLAVDGRPAPETVPLSGIIAGLPSYNEALNRSGQHDAPPPPYSGGVPSEPPEAANE from the exons ATGGTTGCATTGTCAGAGGTATGTCTAAGCATGGCTGTGCTTCTCCATGTCGCTTGGGCCAGAGTCatctacaacaaccacaatgGTG TGTTCTTAGGAGACAGGTCAGCATTGTCATTTCTGTCACGGTCACTGCTCTACAACAGCTGGGACTTTGAGCTGATTGTGCCAGACAGCCTGGAGAGGGAATGTAAGGAGGAGATATGCAGCTACGAGGAAGCCAGGGAGGTGTTTGAGGACACCACACAAACG GATTTATTCTGGAGTGCATATGTCAGCAGTCAAG ATTCTACACCAAAAGTGGATGTTTCAGCTCTGGTGGCAGGAATACTGGCCACTGTAGTGTCAGCTATTATTGCCATTGTTTTGGGCATCTACTGTTACAAAGCCAGGAGAAAGAATGTGCGGACGGCAGGCAG CGCTCCAGTGAGGTTGGCTGTAGATGGTCGTCCGGCCCCAGAGACAGTGCCGCTTTCAGGGATCATTGCAGGACTGCCATCCTACAATGAAGCTTTGAACCGCAGTGGGCAACATgatgccccccctccaccttatTCTGG GGGGGTGCCATCAGAACCTCCCGAGGCAGCTAATGAGTGA
- the rras gene encoding ras-related protein R-Ras, which produces MNVEKEERFKLVVVGGGGVGKSALTIQFIQSYFVSDYDPTIEDSYTKICTVDGKETRLDILDTAGQEEFGAMREQYMRSGEGFLLVFALNDSGSYNEIHKFHTQILRVKDRDDFPMVLVGNKADLDQQRVISREDAQGFARENRIHYMEASAKNRYNVDEAFLEVVRAIRKFQETESPPLPANHTGKQQNRGCPCTLL; this is translated from the exons ATGAACGTCGAAA aagaggagagattcaAACTCGTTGTCGTGGGCGGAGGCGGTGTGGGCAAAAGCGCTTTAACCATACAATTTATTCAG TCATACTTTGTGTCGGACTATGACCCTACCATTGAAGACTCCTACACAAAAATCTGTACAGTGGATGGGAAGGAGACACGATTAGACA TCTTGGACACAGCTGGTCAGGAGGAGTTCGGAGCTATGCGGGAGCAGTACATGCGCTCAGGAGAGGGTTTCTTGCTGGTGTTTGCCCTAAATGACAGTGGCAG TTATAATGAGATCCATAAGTTCCACACCCAGATACTGCGTGTGAAGGACCGGGATGACTTCCCCATGGTCCTGGTCGGTAACAAGGCAGACCTGGACCAGCAGAGAGTG ATCTCGAGAGAAGACGCTCAGGGGTTTGCAAGAGAGAACCGGATCCACTATATGGAGGCCTCTGCCAAGAACCGCTACAATGTGGATGAGGCCTTCCTGGAGGTTGTGCGAGCTATAAG gaaatttcaggagactgagagccctcctctcccagccaaCCACACAGGAAAACAGCAGAACAGAGGCTGCCCCTGCACCCTACTTTAA